A genomic stretch from Candidatus Ozemobacteraceae bacterium includes:
- a CDS encoding tetratricopeptide repeat protein → MDDKLAQLTEAIKADPKNPELYKELGNIYFRDEKYDEAIEYYQKALELDPKYFKALYNIGNTYYKMDQQEKAVHYWHLAIEVKPDFDHAYFNLGYHYYQKGFLREAIRALVEAARIKPEAADTHHYLGLSYHNTNQFANAVEEFRKAIALSPEDPDYHYNLANTSYDLGDYRTAAEEWALTLKFRPKDSKARNNYCDALLQLNRYDEALKEIEIVLAEEPEYPPALCTKGELLEKLDKPDEAKALFERVYKLTEGKEDWKLLFEYVQKKMRGDKELPAV, encoded by the coding sequence ATGGACGACAAACTTGCTCAACTGACCGAAGCGATCAAGGCCGACCCGAAAAATCCGGAGTTGTACAAAGAGCTGGGTAACATCTACTTCCGCGATGAAAAGTACGATGAGGCCATCGAGTATTACCAGAAAGCTCTCGAACTCGATCCGAAATATTTCAAGGCTCTCTATAATATCGGCAACACATACTACAAAATGGACCAGCAGGAAAAAGCGGTGCATTACTGGCACCTGGCCATCGAAGTCAAGCCGGATTTCGATCACGCCTACTTCAATCTCGGATACCACTATTACCAGAAGGGGTTTCTGCGCGAAGCCATCCGTGCCCTTGTCGAAGCCGCACGCATCAAGCCGGAGGCTGCCGATACGCACCATTATCTCGGCCTCTCCTACCACAACACGAACCAGTTCGCGAACGCCGTCGAGGAGTTCCGGAAAGCGATCGCGCTTTCCCCCGAAGATCCTGACTATCACTACAATCTCGCCAACACGAGCTACGATCTTGGCGATTACCGAACGGCCGCCGAGGAGTGGGCGCTGACGCTCAAATTTCGGCCGAAGGATTCCAAGGCCCGGAACAACTACTGCGATGCCCTTCTGCAGCTGAACAGGTATGACGAGGCCCTCAAGGAGATCGAGATCGTGCTTGCGGAAGAGCCCGAATACCCGCCGGCCCTCTGCACCAAGGGTGAGCTTCTCGAGAAACTCGACAAGCCCGACGAGGCCAAGGCGCTGTTCGAACGCGTCTACAAGCTCACCGAGGGCAAGGAAGACTGGAAACTGCTGTTCGAATACGTCCAGAAGAAAATGCGCGGCGACAAGGAACTGCCAGCCGTCTGA
- a CDS encoding tetratricopeptide repeat protein — translation MRSKIPILFGALIGLASLSPLSLESPVARARDLTVEERLFQKAEPLCRAGKIETAMDDLKRVLKLNPSHAGALYYAGVYRAGKGDRKGAAAVFRKILSDPAWGSLARERLAELSVRNRQEDLARSIKSYLEGEAWPEALQSCKTALQHAPGDPNLLFLTVYSAVMAGDKRYAEAAWNAFGATSAPATERGDLRDFIDGWFCRDHSPREGLQRLMGIKDERLRTKAVRRTIRRILLDQQLFDEYEKMLLAERDRPNADPASIERELIKFYVDTGRYDKGMQLLSRRPIDSMADNLLYIRLLSASGDHLKAMTVAQQLIGMQPDQPEPHEAFLNAYIPFASRNGGLSSLKPAEREKWQRLVREEIDRFKASLNPSETPATGMTLAALRSAVTLNDFGIARSLLEIAGRLRVDDSNIREFRAAAEDMADNGFRAESTTLLEAALGQYPEDTGLMTALANNYYLDNRAAEAAVMLETVLEKDPRNIHTLLLLVDCLAASGQREQARNKLVDAISRTDLPDMLRNQCKAKLNLIDIGAVPTAATGSEPESPQAEPLPTDTGVQDTGDAPQTATEGAYAGFEGVSAP, via the coding sequence ATGCGAAGCAAGATTCCCATTCTCTTCGGCGCCCTCATCGGCCTGGCATCGCTCTCGCCGCTAAGCCTCGAGAGCCCCGTCGCCCGGGCGCGCGATCTTACGGTCGAGGAGCGGCTGTTCCAGAAAGCCGAGCCGCTCTGCAGGGCCGGAAAGATCGAAACCGCCATGGATGACCTGAAGCGGGTTCTGAAGCTCAACCCCAGCCACGCCGGCGCCCTCTACTACGCGGGCGTGTACCGTGCAGGCAAGGGAGACCGGAAAGGCGCCGCCGCCGTTTTCCGCAAGATCCTTTCCGACCCCGCCTGGGGCTCTCTCGCCCGGGAACGTCTGGCCGAACTTTCGGTCAGGAACAGGCAGGAAGATCTCGCCCGTTCGATCAAAAGCTATCTCGAAGGCGAGGCATGGCCCGAGGCGCTTCAAAGCTGCAAGACGGCCCTCCAGCATGCTCCAGGCGATCCGAACCTCCTGTTCCTCACGGTGTATTCGGCCGTCATGGCGGGCGACAAGCGGTATGCCGAGGCCGCCTGGAACGCGTTCGGCGCCACATCCGCTCCTGCGACGGAGCGCGGCGACCTTCGCGATTTCATCGACGGCTGGTTCTGCCGCGACCATTCGCCCCGAGAAGGCCTCCAGCGCCTGATGGGCATCAAGGACGAGAGACTGCGGACGAAGGCGGTCCGCCGGACGATCCGCCGGATTCTCCTCGACCAGCAATTGTTCGACGAGTATGAGAAGATGCTGCTCGCCGAGCGCGACCGGCCCAATGCCGACCCCGCCTCGATCGAGCGCGAGCTGATCAAATTTTACGTCGATACCGGCCGCTATGATAAAGGCATGCAGCTGCTCTCGCGGCGCCCGATCGATTCGATGGCGGACAACCTCCTGTATATCAGGCTCCTGTCGGCTTCCGGCGACCATCTGAAGGCGATGACCGTCGCCCAGCAACTGATCGGCATGCAGCCCGACCAGCCGGAACCGCACGAGGCCTTTCTCAACGCATATATCCCGTTCGCCTCCCGGAACGGCGGTCTCAGCTCGCTCAAACCGGCCGAGCGAGAAAAATGGCAACGTCTCGTCAGAGAGGAGATCGACCGCTTCAAGGCTTCGCTCAACCCGTCCGAAACGCCGGCCACGGGCATGACCCTTGCGGCCCTGCGCAGCGCGGTCACGCTGAACGATTTCGGTATTGCCAGAAGCCTGCTGGAAATCGCCGGCCGGCTCCGGGTGGACGATTCCAACATCCGCGAGTTCCGCGCCGCCGCCGAGGATATGGCGGATAACGGCTTTCGGGCGGAGAGCACGACGCTGCTCGAAGCCGCTCTCGGACAGTATCCCGAAGACACGGGGCTGATGACGGCGCTCGCGAACAATTATTACCTCGACAATCGGGCGGCGGAAGCCGCCGTCATGCTCGAAACCGTCTTGGAAAAAGATCCGCGGAACATCCACACCCTGTTGCTCCTCGTCGATTGCCTGGCCGCTTCCGGCCAGCGCGAGCAGGCCAGGAACAAGCTCGTCGATGCCATTTCGCGAACCGACCTTCCGGACATGCTCCGGAACCAGTGCAAAGCCAAGCTGAACCTGATCGATATCGGCGCCGTGCCGACGGCCGCCACCGGAAGCGAACCGGAGTCGCCGCAGGCCGAACCCCTCCCAACCGACACCGGGGTGCAGGATACCGGCGACGCGCCCCAGACCGCCACCGAAGGAGCCTACGCCGGCTTCGAAGGCGTATCCGCCCCATGA